The Mauremys reevesii isolate NIE-2019 linkage group 1, ASM1616193v1, whole genome shotgun sequence genome has a segment encoding these proteins:
- the SUV39H2 gene encoding histone-lysine N-methyltransferase SUV39H2 isoform X3 codes for MTHVTITSSTVRGFLGTEYFLVKWKGWPESSNTWVPLKNLKCPLLLQYFHSDKNEYLSQLKRGKAVILKNHIKALNPVVAQYIVKKAKQRIALQRWKEELNRKKNHKGMILVENTVDLEGPPLDFYYINEYKPAPGINVMNGITTGCECSDCPAEKCCPEEAGFFLAYNKHKQLKIQPGLPIYECNSYCRCGPECPNRIVQKGTPYSLCIFRTNNGRGWGVKTLQKIKTKRFVMEYVGEVITSEEAERRGQLYDNQGNTYLFDLDYDSDEYTVDAARYGNVSHFVNHSCDPNLQVFNVFIDNLDLRLPRIALFSTRTIKAGEELTFDYQMKGSLDVTSDSDAVSPTRKRIRTVCKCGAVCCRGIHGTSHKETDQC; via the exons ATGACTCATGTAACTATTACCAGTAGTACTGTTAGAGGGTTTTTG GGCACAGAGTACTTCCTTGTGAAATGGAAAGGATGGCCAGAATCCTCAAATACCTGGGTACCTTTGAAAAATCTTAAATGCCCATTGCTCCTTCAGTACTTCCATAGTGACAAGAATGAATATTTATCTCAGCTAAAGAGAGGCAAAGCAGTAATATTGAAAAACCATATTAAAGCTTTGAACCCTGTAGTAGCACAGTACATAGTAAAGAAGGCTAAACAAAGAATAGCTCTACAGAGATGGAAGGAAGAACTCAACCGGAAAAAGAACCATAAAGGAATGATTCTTGTAGAAAATACTGTGGATCTTGAGGGCCCTCCTTTAGACTTTTACTACATTAATGAATATAAACCTGCTCCAGGAATAAATGTAATGAATGGAATCACAACCGGCTGTGAATGCTCTGATTGCCCTGCTGAGAAGTGTTGTCCAGAAGAGGCTGGATTTTTCTTGGCTTACAATAAGCACAAGCAGTTAAAAATCCAACCAGGCTTGCCTATCTATGAATGCAACTCATACTGTAGATGTGGTCCTGAATGCCCTAACAGGATAGTACAGAAAGGCACACCATATTCTCTTTGCATCTTCAGAACTAACAATGGACGTGGCTGGGGAGTAAAAACCCTCCAGAAGATTAAAACAAAGAGATTTGTGATGGAGTATGTTGGAGAG GTGATCACAAGTGAGGAAGCAGAGAGACGAGGTCAACTGTATGACAACCAAGGAAATACATACTTGTTTGACCTGGATTATGACTCGGATGaatatacagtggatgcagctcGATATGGAAATGTGTCCCATTTTGTGAATCACAGC TGTGATCCAAATCTTCAGGTCTTCAATGTTTTCATTGATAACCTTGATCTACGGCTTCCTCGGATAGCACTGTTTTCAACAAGAACCATCAAGGCTGGAGAAGAGCTCACCTTTGATTATCAGATGAAAG GTTCTCTAGATGTGACTTCAGACTCTGATGCTGTCAGCCCAACGAGAAAGAGGATCAGAACTGTGTGCAAGTGTGGAGCTGTGTGTTGCAGAGG taTCCATGGAACTTCACACAAGGAGACTGATCAGTGTTAG
- the SUV39H2 gene encoding histone-lysine N-methyltransferase SUV39H2 isoform X4 — protein sequence MQPPARWRAGEEGTEYFLVKWKGWPESSNTWVPLKNLKCPLLLQYFHSDKNEYLSQLKRGKAVILKNHIKALNPVVAQYIVKKAKQRIALQRWKEELNRKKNHKGMILVENTVDLEGPPLDFYYINEYKPAPGINVMNGITTGCECSDCPAEKCCPEEAGFFLAYNKHKQLKIQPGLPIYECNSYCRCGPECPNRIVQKGTPYSLCIFRTNNGRGWGVKTLQKIKTKRFVMEYVGEVITSEEAERRGQLYDNQGNTYLFDLDYDSDEYTVDAARYGNVSHFVNHSCDPNLQVFNVFIDNLDLRLPRIALFSTRTIKAGEELTFDYQMKGSLDVTSDSDAVSPTRKRIRTVCKCGAVCCRGIHGTSHKETDQC from the exons ATGCAGCCCCCTGCAAGATGGCGGGCAGGCGAGGAG GGCACAGAGTACTTCCTTGTGAAATGGAAAGGATGGCCAGAATCCTCAAATACCTGGGTACCTTTGAAAAATCTTAAATGCCCATTGCTCCTTCAGTACTTCCATAGTGACAAGAATGAATATTTATCTCAGCTAAAGAGAGGCAAAGCAGTAATATTGAAAAACCATATTAAAGCTTTGAACCCTGTAGTAGCACAGTACATAGTAAAGAAGGCTAAACAAAGAATAGCTCTACAGAGATGGAAGGAAGAACTCAACCGGAAAAAGAACCATAAAGGAATGATTCTTGTAGAAAATACTGTGGATCTTGAGGGCCCTCCTTTAGACTTTTACTACATTAATGAATATAAACCTGCTCCAGGAATAAATGTAATGAATGGAATCACAACCGGCTGTGAATGCTCTGATTGCCCTGCTGAGAAGTGTTGTCCAGAAGAGGCTGGATTTTTCTTGGCTTACAATAAGCACAAGCAGTTAAAAATCCAACCAGGCTTGCCTATCTATGAATGCAACTCATACTGTAGATGTGGTCCTGAATGCCCTAACAGGATAGTACAGAAAGGCACACCATATTCTCTTTGCATCTTCAGAACTAACAATGGACGTGGCTGGGGAGTAAAAACCCTCCAGAAGATTAAAACAAAGAGATTTGTGATGGAGTATGTTGGAGAG GTGATCACAAGTGAGGAAGCAGAGAGACGAGGTCAACTGTATGACAACCAAGGAAATACATACTTGTTTGACCTGGATTATGACTCGGATGaatatacagtggatgcagctcGATATGGAAATGTGTCCCATTTTGTGAATCACAGC TGTGATCCAAATCTTCAGGTCTTCAATGTTTTCATTGATAACCTTGATCTACGGCTTCCTCGGATAGCACTGTTTTCAACAAGAACCATCAAGGCTGGAGAAGAGCTCACCTTTGATTATCAGATGAAAG GTTCTCTAGATGTGACTTCAGACTCTGATGCTGTCAGCCCAACGAGAAAGAGGATCAGAACTGTGTGCAAGTGTGGAGCTGTGTGTTGCAGAGG taTCCATGGAACTTCACACAAGGAGACTGATCAGTGTTAG
- the SUV39H2 gene encoding histone-lysine N-methyltransferase SUV39H2 isoform X1, with amino-acid sequence MAGRRGAWYVPCLASLETIQELCRKENLTCKSLGITNRNLKSYEVEYLCDYKVEEGTEYFLVKWKGWPESSNTWVPLKNLKCPLLLQYFHSDKNEYLSQLKRGKAVILKNHIKALNPVVAQYIVKKAKQRIALQRWKEELNRKKNHKGMILVENTVDLEGPPLDFYYINEYKPAPGINVMNGITTGCECSDCPAEKCCPEEAGFFLAYNKHKQLKIQPGLPIYECNSYCRCGPECPNRIVQKGTPYSLCIFRTNNGRGWGVKTLQKIKTKRFVMEYVGEVITSEEAERRGQLYDNQGNTYLFDLDYDSDEYTVDAARYGNVSHFVNHSCDPNLQVFNVFIDNLDLRLPRIALFSTRTIKAGEELTFDYQMKGSLDVTSDSDAVSPTRKRIRTVCKCGAVCCRGIHGTSHKETDQC; translated from the exons ATGGCGGGCAGGCGAGGAG CTTGGTATGTGCCTTGTCTAGCTTCACTTGAGACCATCCAGGAATTATGTAGGAAGGAAAATCTCACATGTAAATCCCTTGGAATCACCAACAGGAATCTAAAGAGTTATGAGGTGGAATATTTATGTGACTACAAGGTAGAAGAG GGCACAGAGTACTTCCTTGTGAAATGGAAAGGATGGCCAGAATCCTCAAATACCTGGGTACCTTTGAAAAATCTTAAATGCCCATTGCTCCTTCAGTACTTCCATAGTGACAAGAATGAATATTTATCTCAGCTAAAGAGAGGCAAAGCAGTAATATTGAAAAACCATATTAAAGCTTTGAACCCTGTAGTAGCACAGTACATAGTAAAGAAGGCTAAACAAAGAATAGCTCTACAGAGATGGAAGGAAGAACTCAACCGGAAAAAGAACCATAAAGGAATGATTCTTGTAGAAAATACTGTGGATCTTGAGGGCCCTCCTTTAGACTTTTACTACATTAATGAATATAAACCTGCTCCAGGAATAAATGTAATGAATGGAATCACAACCGGCTGTGAATGCTCTGATTGCCCTGCTGAGAAGTGTTGTCCAGAAGAGGCTGGATTTTTCTTGGCTTACAATAAGCACAAGCAGTTAAAAATCCAACCAGGCTTGCCTATCTATGAATGCAACTCATACTGTAGATGTGGTCCTGAATGCCCTAACAGGATAGTACAGAAAGGCACACCATATTCTCTTTGCATCTTCAGAACTAACAATGGACGTGGCTGGGGAGTAAAAACCCTCCAGAAGATTAAAACAAAGAGATTTGTGATGGAGTATGTTGGAGAG GTGATCACAAGTGAGGAAGCAGAGAGACGAGGTCAACTGTATGACAACCAAGGAAATACATACTTGTTTGACCTGGATTATGACTCGGATGaatatacagtggatgcagctcGATATGGAAATGTGTCCCATTTTGTGAATCACAGC TGTGATCCAAATCTTCAGGTCTTCAATGTTTTCATTGATAACCTTGATCTACGGCTTCCTCGGATAGCACTGTTTTCAACAAGAACCATCAAGGCTGGAGAAGAGCTCACCTTTGATTATCAGATGAAAG GTTCTCTAGATGTGACTTCAGACTCTGATGCTGTCAGCCCAACGAGAAAGAGGATCAGAACTGTGTGCAAGTGTGGAGCTGTGTGTTGCAGAGG taTCCATGGAACTTCACACAAGGAGACTGATCAGTGTTAG
- the SUV39H2 gene encoding histone-lysine N-methyltransferase SUV39H2 isoform X2 yields MAGRRGAWYVPCLASLETIQELCRKENLTCKSLGITNRNLKSYEVEYLCDYKVEEGTEYFLVKWKGWPESSNTWVPLKNLKCPLLLQYFHSDKNEYLSQLKRGKAVILKNHIKALNPVVAQYIVKKAKQRIALQRWKEELNRKKNHKGMILVENTVDLEGPPLDFYYINEYKPAPGINVMNGITTGCECSDCPAEKCCPEEAGFFLAYNKHKQLKIQPGLPIYECNSYCRCGPECPNRIVQKGTPYSLCIFRTNNGRGWGVKTLQKIKTKRFVMEYVGEVITSEEAERRGQLYDNQGNTYLFDLDYDSDEYTVDAARYGNVSHFVNHSCDPNLQVFNVFIDNLDLRLPRIALFSTRTIKAGEELTFDYQMKGSLDVTSDSDAVSPTRKRIRTVCKCGAVCCRGYLN; encoded by the exons ATGGCGGGCAGGCGAGGAG CTTGGTATGTGCCTTGTCTAGCTTCACTTGAGACCATCCAGGAATTATGTAGGAAGGAAAATCTCACATGTAAATCCCTTGGAATCACCAACAGGAATCTAAAGAGTTATGAGGTGGAATATTTATGTGACTACAAGGTAGAAGAG GGCACAGAGTACTTCCTTGTGAAATGGAAAGGATGGCCAGAATCCTCAAATACCTGGGTACCTTTGAAAAATCTTAAATGCCCATTGCTCCTTCAGTACTTCCATAGTGACAAGAATGAATATTTATCTCAGCTAAAGAGAGGCAAAGCAGTAATATTGAAAAACCATATTAAAGCTTTGAACCCTGTAGTAGCACAGTACATAGTAAAGAAGGCTAAACAAAGAATAGCTCTACAGAGATGGAAGGAAGAACTCAACCGGAAAAAGAACCATAAAGGAATGATTCTTGTAGAAAATACTGTGGATCTTGAGGGCCCTCCTTTAGACTTTTACTACATTAATGAATATAAACCTGCTCCAGGAATAAATGTAATGAATGGAATCACAACCGGCTGTGAATGCTCTGATTGCCCTGCTGAGAAGTGTTGTCCAGAAGAGGCTGGATTTTTCTTGGCTTACAATAAGCACAAGCAGTTAAAAATCCAACCAGGCTTGCCTATCTATGAATGCAACTCATACTGTAGATGTGGTCCTGAATGCCCTAACAGGATAGTACAGAAAGGCACACCATATTCTCTTTGCATCTTCAGAACTAACAATGGACGTGGCTGGGGAGTAAAAACCCTCCAGAAGATTAAAACAAAGAGATTTGTGATGGAGTATGTTGGAGAG GTGATCACAAGTGAGGAAGCAGAGAGACGAGGTCAACTGTATGACAACCAAGGAAATACATACTTGTTTGACCTGGATTATGACTCGGATGaatatacagtggatgcagctcGATATGGAAATGTGTCCCATTTTGTGAATCACAGC TGTGATCCAAATCTTCAGGTCTTCAATGTTTTCATTGATAACCTTGATCTACGGCTTCCTCGGATAGCACTGTTTTCAACAAGAACCATCAAGGCTGGAGAAGAGCTCACCTTTGATTATCAGATGAAAG GTTCTCTAGATGTGACTTCAGACTCTGATGCTGTCAGCCCAACGAGAAAGAGGATCAGAACTGTGTGCAAGTGTGGAGCTGTGTGTTGCAGAGGGTATCTCAACTGA